The Bifidobacterium animalis subsp. animalis ATCC 25527 genomic interval CACGCGCGGAATCGATGTCGATAATAGAATCGGCACTATGACGGCAAGAAAAAGCGCACGACGGCCCGGTCTGACACTGCACACCTGGCAGCACTACACGAACGCACCCATGTTCGTGCTCTCCGCATTCTTCCTGTTCGCGTACTCATGGCAGATTCTCGCAGGCACCCACACACGGCTGTGCAATCTGGTGATCAACCTGGTCTGGGTGCTCTACGGCATCGACTACGCCGTCTCGCTGTACCTCGCGCCCAACCGGTGGAGCTGGTTCAAAAGCAACCTGATCCTGCTCATCACGATGATTCTGCCGATGTTCCAGCCGTTGCGGCTGCTGCGCTTCGTCCCCATGCTGCACATGTTCAACCGCTCGGCCGGCACGGCCTCGCGCGGCCGCATCACGTTGTACGCGGTGGCCGTGGTCTCAATGCTCATCTATGTGGGCGCGCTCGCCGAATACTCGGTGGAGCACAAGGCTCCCGGTGCCACGATTACCAGTTTCCCGCTGTCGATCTGGTGGGCGTTTGTCACGGTGACCACGGTCGGCTACGGCGACGTCTACCCGGTCACCACACTGGGCAGATTCATCGCGATCATTCTCATGATCACCGGCATCGCCGTCATCGGCATCGTGAGCGCCATGATCTCGTCGTGGGTGATCGACCAGGTCAACGTGGCCCGCCAGCCCATGCCGCCATTGGCGCACACCGCGAAAACCGCCACTTCGGGCGACGCTGCTTCCAAGGGGACGCAGGGTGCGACGCAATCCGTCTCGAGCAGTTCACAGGAGGTTCGCGAAGACTTCGACGCCGAGGACTACACCACTGGCGATGAGGACATCATCGACGCACCCGATCCGCTCAAGGAGGAGATTCTCGGGCCGAATCTGAACACCGCACAGTCGAAGATCATGCAAGCGGAACTGCTGCGGCTCACCGATTCGGTGAATCGTCTGCACAACGAGATCGAGCGCATGCGGCGTGCGGAACGCAGGCATGCGCACACCTCCGGGCAAACCACACGCAAATCGAAATGGCGCGGGGATCGCAGCGGGCACATGCCGCCCCACGACTCCCATGAGGGCGACGAACCGGCCTGAGTCGACGCGCCCACCCGCTTTTCGCACATTTGTTCGCATCGCGAGTGCGTTCGCTATACGATAGGCGTATGACTGATGTATACGCATTGCAATTGCAGCCCGGAGACGTGGTGGGCGGCTACACGCTCGAGTCACGCCTTGGTTCCGGTGCCATGGGTTCCGTATGGCGCGCCGTTGACGGCGGAGGCAATGCGTATGCGATGAAGATCCTGCGGGCGTCGCTCTCCGATTCCGACGACGGCAATCCGGATTCGCCCGAATACCGCGCGCAGGTGGTCGCCCGTGAGCGCTTGCGCCGTGAGGCCGTGGCGATGCGCAAGATCCGCAATTCGGGAGTCTGCCAGATTGTCGACATGGAGATAGACGATTCGCTGGCATTCCTGGTGACCGAACTCATCGAGGGCGAGAATCTGCGTGAGGATGTTCGCCATAACGGCAAGTATGTGGGAGACGATCTCGAACGGCTCTCCAGCAAGCTCATCGACGCCGTGCATGCAGTGCATGAGGCGGGAATTGTGCACCGCGACATCAAGCCGACCAATGTGATGATTTCGGTGACGGGTCCTGTGCTCGTGGATTTCGGCATCGCGATGACGCCGGGGGAAAGCCATGTGACCAGCACCGGGCTCGTGATGGGCACACCCGGCTTCATTGCCCCCGAGGTCATCGAGGGCGCCGAATCCACGGCGGCCAGCGATTGGTGGTCGTTGGCCTCGGTGCTCGCATTCGCGGCGACCGGCGAACCGGTGTTCGGCACATCGCCCATGATGGCGGTGCTGCAACGCGAGGCATCCGGTCACGCGAATCTGGCAGGGCTGCCCCCGCACACACTGGAGGCGTTCCGTGCCGCATTGAACCCCGACCCGGCCCAACGCTGCACCCCACAGGAACTGTTGGAGGCCATTCGAACCGACGCGTGGACCAGTGACGGCGAGGCGATGCTCCCTTTTGATCTTCGCCGCATAGGGCGCAGGGAAACCGATGCTCCCGGGGTGCCAGGCAGCGTGCTCAGCACCCATGAGCGTGTGGAGAACCCGCGCACATTATGGCACCGCCAGTCGTTGCCCACCGAGGCCATGCCGGTGAATGTCTCCACAGGTACGGTGCCCCTCCCCCCTATAGCCCGGGCATCGCATGCGGCAAACGACAATGGCGATATCGTCACACCTTCCTTCAACGATACCGAGAGCACAGTTGACACAAGGGTTTTACCCCAACAGAGCTTTTCCCGACAGTGGGACTCCGAGCATACGGTGACGATGCCCCAGCCGCAACCGACCACCCCACTTACGGACACACCACTCCTCGAAGCGGCGACTCAGGCCATGCGCCCCATGCAATCCGCAACCGGGTTCCAACCCGTCGGCCCTGAGGCAAACAACGCAGAGGCCTCCCCAAATCTCGACCAGTCCCAATATGATGCGCCCAATGGTGCGTATGCCCCGCAGACACCTGCCTTGCCCAGTGATTACGGACCGGTCGCGACTGCGTACCAGAACACCGTGCGCATGCACCGCACCCGCGGGATTCTCCCCGTGCTGCTCGCCACACTGCCGTTGATGGCCTTGGCCGCCGCCTGTCCCATGGGCGCAGGCATCGCCGCCAGCATGCTGATCTGGGTGGAGCTTACATTGGGCATGAACCTCAACACACATGTGGCCCATGTGCTCAGGCGCAATGGGCAGGAGGGCAACGGGTCCAAGGTGTTGCGTGTAGCCCAGCTGCCGTGGCATGCCTTTGCGGCGTTGTTCATGTCGCTCTGGAGTCTGTTGCTGTTCTGGGCGATCTATGTGGCGCTAATGCTCGCGGCCATCTATCTCACCGGATTCCCCACGTTCACCATGGATGCACCATCGCCGTTGCCGATCAGTCAGATACGGCTGCTGGCGGCATCGCCGGAGTCCACGAGCGGAGCCTGGCTTGCCGTCTCCGCGGCATTGGCATGGCTGTTCTCGCAATTCGGGCCGTATTCCGCGAATCTACGCGCCGGGGGTGGCGTGATCATCGGGCTGAGCCCCAAGCAAAGGCACATGCTCAAACCGGAGGGCAAACCCAACAACATCCGCAGGTTCATCGTCCTTGCCATCTGGATCGCGCTGCTCATCGGATCGGTCACACTACTCATCACCACCCCTTTCATCGACTGGTGGCCCATCCTGCCGTGATCCGGCTTGAAGACCATGCAAGACGCTGCGGTCAGCTCCGGGCGAATCGCGCCAGTCATTCATCAGGTATCTCCAAATGGGAAGAAAATATGCAGTGCAGGTTTTTCTTCCCATGAAAGACCTCATATCTGGGAAGAAAATATGTGGGCCCAGTTTTTCTTCCCATGAACGCTGTATATCAGGCAGACGAACCTTGCGAAGCGCAGCAGTGAAGCCGCCGTACCGAATGCCCTGACGAGCGGAGAGCCAAGCGCGCCCTACCCGAATGCCGCAGCTGCACGCGATTGCCAAAGCATGGGCGTTGCCATAGACTGCTTAGGGTAAGGAAAGGACGGGCATGGCCGCAAAGACACCAAAACGGGAAAGCCGGGCTCAACGCCGGCAGGAGGAGCAGGCGCGCGCACAAGCCGAGCGCGAGCGACTGCAGAAGGAACGCAGAACACAGACGATCATCGGCATCGTGGTCACCGTGGTGCTCATCGCACTCATCGCCATTGCCGGCATCGCCGTGTACCGCAACACGCATCCGAGTGCCGCCAAGCAGCAGGAGGCGGCGAACGAACAATCCGCAGCGCAGGCCACGCTCAAGGACTCCAAGGTGAAGCCGGCGAAGGCCAGCGAGCTCGGAGGCCTACTCGTGTCGAAGAACGGCTACAACAAGCCGGTGGAGGGCGTGCCCACCGTAGGAATCTACATGGACTTCATGTGCCCTGGCTGTGGCAATCTCAACCGCAACCTCGACCAGGACCTCGTGAAGATGATGGATGCAGGCCAGATCAACATCGACCTGCACATCATGAGCTTCATGGACCGTTACTCGTGGATCAACGGTGATTCGAACAATGTCGACGATTACTCGAGCCGCACCGCCAATGCGGCGATCTACGTGGCAGAGCACGATGACGACCCGAATCATCTGCTCAACTTCATCACGAACCTCTACGCCAAGGATTTCCAGCCTGAAGAGGGTTCCGGGTACAAGCAGGTGACCGACGACCAGATTAAGGCCCGCATGGATGGCACCGGCATCTCCAAGGATGTGCAGGACAAGGCGATGCAGCGCGGCTACGACAAGTGGCTCGATGCCGTGAACACCTACACCCCCACCCGTTCCGAGCTGTTCAACCGTTCCGGACAGCTCAAGGGTGCGATGAGCACCCCGACGATGACGATCAACGGCTACTACTGGGATATGAACAGCAGCGAGGTCACAAGCCACAAGACGCTCGCCGAGGCGTTCCTCGAGGCAATCGGTCTGGCCCAGAACAAGGTGGGTGATGCCGAGGTGCGTCCGTCGATTGGCGCGACCGGCAAGCCGCTCATCGGCTATGCCGACAACAACACCGGGGCTGCCACGAACTCACAGTGACCCACCCGGCGATAGCGGGGCCACGAAAATCTGCAGCTAGACACGCACGTACACCATGCCCTCGCCTCACGTGAGGTATACTCTGTGACGACCGTGGAGATATTCCACATACCGAGCCGAGATTGTGAAAGCTCTGTGTGACACGCGCGTGGCCGGTTTGCCAGCGATTCCGGGCATCTGCTATGCTCGGCTGTTGACGTCGAGCGCACGTTGCGCCTCCTTAGCTCAGATGGCCAGAGCGGCCGCCTTGTAAGCGGCAGGTCGTCGGTTCGATCCCGACAGGAGGCTCCACGGTTGTGTCGGGGGAATGTATCGCGTACAATGAAGGTACATTTCCTTTGAATTGATAATTGAATAACACTTACCACGAGTAAGATCCAGAAGTCTTCCCCCCCAACCATGAGACTTCTGGACTGAGCAGCGACCCTCCCCTAGCGGTCGCGCTCAACGGGGGCGAGATAACCCCCTTCTCTCTCGCCCCTATTACCTCAATGGCTTCAGCGTTTCGGCGCTGAAGCCATTTCTTTTATTCACGTTCACTGTCTATGCAGAAGGTGAGTTGCTGCCGGTACAATCGATAGCACATATTCACAAGCACCTGCTCGACGACCACGCCTGCGGCGCAAGATGCAGGGGCTCCGTTGCAACGGAAAACGGGAAAGAGGAACCATGGCGAGACGTTGGACTCCGCAGCGCATGATGCGATTGCGGACCATTCGCATTGCGTCGAGTATGGTCACCATTGTGGCCCTGCTGCTCGGTTTCTTCGTGTGCGCACGAAAAACCGTGGCGCTCGAGGTGAACGGCGAAACCACCACCGTCACCACGTTCGCGACCACGATTCCCGGGTTTCTACGCGAACAGCATGTCAAGCTCAAAACTCACGATCTGGTGCGCTCCTCCACTCCGGGCCAGCTCACCGACAACTCCACCGTCACCGTGCAGAGCGCCTACCAGACAACCATCTCAATCGACGGCCAGCAGATGCCGTTCTGGACGGTCGCCGACAGCGCGGAACAGCTCATCGCCTTCTTCGAACAGAACGAAGTGGCCGCGAACCGCATCACCGTGGACATCAAGAACGTGTATAACCAGCTCACCGGCGGACTGGTGATCAACGCCGACGGTCCGGTCACCGTGATCGCGGACGGCAAGACCTCCATTGCCCCCAACGGCAAGCTCCCCGCCGCCTCCATAATCGATTCGAAAGGCATCACGCTGGGCAAGAACGACCGCGTGAGCGTTTCGAAAGACGGCTCGCAGACTATTCTGCGCGTGGAGCGCGTGACCACCAAGGAGATCACCGAAACCGAGGATGTTCCGTTCTCCACGCAGACGATTGTGGACGACTCGCTTGAACCCGGGGTCACCGAGGTACGGCAGGAGGGCAGGAACGGGCAGAATCAGCTGCGCTACCGCGTGACCTACGTAGACGGCAAGGAGGACTCCCGCGAACTGTTGGACACCACCCCACTGTCCACCCCAATCGACCGGATCATCGCCATAGGGCCTGAACCCGTGAAAGAGACGCCCCAGAAGGAAGACAACCCCGGCGCGTCCAACGACGAAGTGCAATCCGCAGGCCAATCTGCAGGCAATTCCGCGGGTACGAACGACAAGCAGTCCGCAACGGAAAACAACACCGGAGACGCCGCGGAACCAAGTGCTGAATCCTCCCCCACCCCCTCGGCACAACCGAGCCAGCAGCCCAGCGCGAAGCCGAGCGAGCAACCGACGAGCAAGCCGACGCAATCCGCACAGCCCACACAGAAACCGTCTGAGCAGCCTACGCAGCAACCGTCCGCGCAGCCCACCCAACAGCCGAAGCCCACGCCGACACCTACCCAAAAGCCGACGCAGCAACCGGAACAGCCCACGCCATCGAATTGCCGCCTGTGCAAGCCGAGTCCGAGCGCCGCGCAAGCGTATGCGGCCGGCGCCGCAGCACAATACGGGTGGACCGGCAAGAACTGGGAAGATCTGGTGAAGCTGTGGAACCGCGAATCAAACTGGCTGTGGTATGCGGAGAACAAGTCGTCGGACGCATACGGCATACCGCAATCCCTGCCGGGCAGCAAAATGGCGCAGTTCGGCGAGAACTGGAAGGAAGACGCCGCCGTGCAGATTGACTGGGGACTCAACTACATCGCCACGCATCCGAAGTACGGCAGTCCGAGCAAGGCGTGGGCCCACTCCGAGAAATACGGGTGGTATTAAGGAGCGCCACATGTTGGCACGCATCCGGTCTGCCCGACAGTGGTGCGGCCGCACATGCAGCAGATGAAGACGCCTACACTTGGTATTGAGCATTTGACAGACAGGATCACACAAAGATCACACAAGGATTCGGGAGCAAGCATGGGCACAGCGCAAGCAGACGGCGGGAACCTGCTGGGAGCGGCCGATATTCGCAGAATCGCCGCCGAAGAGGGCATCACGCCGACGAAGAAGTTCGGGCAGAACTTCGTGATCGACCCCGGCACCGTGCGCAAGATTGTGCGCGAGGCGGGCGTCGACGCCGGTGACCAGGTGATGGAGGTGGGTCCCGGGCTCGGTTCGCTCACCTTGGCGATTCTCGAGACCGGCGCCGACCTCACCGCCGTGGAAATCGATCCGCCGTTGGCACAGCGCCTGCCGCAGACGATCGCCGAGTTCATGCCGAATGCGGTTAACAGATTCCGTGTGGTCAACATGGATGCGCTCAAGGTCACGCCGTCGCAGTTGCCGCAGCTCGCCGACGCCGCGACGTTCACACTGGTGGCCAATCTGCCCTACAATGTGGCGACGCCGATTCTGCTCACGCTGCTCGAACGATTCGGCAATCTCGACTCCTTCCTCGTGATGGTGCAGAAAGAGGTGGCCGAACGCCTCAGCGCACAGCCGGGATCCAAGGTCTACGGCACGCCGAGCGTAAAGCTCGCCTGGTACGGCACCGCGAAAAGCGTGGGCAATATTGGCCGCAACGTGTTCTGGCCAGCGCCGAACGTTGATTCCGCACTGGTGCGGTTCGAACGCCATGCCGCAGACGATCCGCGCAATCCCAACAACCGCAATGTGGAACGCGATCTGGTGTTCCGGCTCATCGACGCCTCCTTCGCGCAGCGACGCAAGACACTGCACGCGGCATTGAGGAAAATCGTGCCCCCCGGCGCATTCGAACGCGCGGGAATAGACCCGACTCGCCGTGGCGAGACGCTTGACATAGATGAATTCGTGGCGCTCGCCACCGCATGCAAGGAGCTTGAAGCATGAGCGCACCCAACGGCGCCCGATTCCAGACCCCCATGCTCCGCGCAGACTACGCCAGCGTGCATGTGGACTGCCCTGCCAAGACGAATCTCACATTGCATGTGGGGGAACGCCGTGAGGAATGGGACGGCAGACATACCTTGGAGACCATCTACTGCGGCGTGGGCATATACGACACGGTGACGGTGACCGCCAAGGAACCGGGAACCGG includes:
- a CDS encoding G5 domain-containing protein yields the protein MARRWTPQRMMRLRTIRIASSMVTIVALLLGFFVCARKTVALEVNGETTTVTTFATTIPGFLREQHVKLKTHDLVRSSTPGQLTDNSTVTVQSAYQTTISIDGQQMPFWTVADSAEQLIAFFEQNEVAANRITVDIKNVYNQLTGGLVINADGPVTVIADGKTSIAPNGKLPAASIIDSKGITLGKNDRVSVSKDGSQTILRVERVTTKEITETEDVPFSTQTIVDDSLEPGVTEVRQEGRNGQNQLRYRVTYVDGKEDSRELLDTTPLSTPIDRIIAIGPEPVKETPQKEDNPGASNDEVQSAGQSAGNSAGTNDKQSATENNTGDAAEPSAESSPTPSAQPSQQPSAKPSEQPTSKPTQSAQPTQKPSEQPTQQPSAQPTQQPKPTPTPTQKPTQQPEQPTPSNCRLCKPSPSAAQAYAAGAAAQYGWTGKNWEDLVKLWNRESNWLWYAENKSSDAYGIPQSLPGSKMAQFGENWKEDAAVQIDWGLNYIATHPKYGSPSKAWAHSEKYGWY
- a CDS encoding DsbA family protein, which gives rise to MAAKTPKRESRAQRRQEEQARAQAERERLQKERRTQTIIGIVVTVVLIALIAIAGIAVYRNTHPSAAKQQEAANEQSAAQATLKDSKVKPAKASELGGLLVSKNGYNKPVEGVPTVGIYMDFMCPGCGNLNRNLDQDLVKMMDAGQINIDLHIMSFMDRYSWINGDSNNVDDYSSRTANAAIYVAEHDDDPNHLLNFITNLYAKDFQPEEGSGYKQVTDDQIKARMDGTGISKDVQDKAMQRGYDKWLDAVNTYTPTRSELFNRSGQLKGAMSTPTMTINGYYWDMNSSEVTSHKTLAEAFLEAIGLAQNKVGDAEVRPSIGATGKPLIGYADNNTGAATNSQ
- a CDS encoding serine/threonine-protein kinase is translated as MTDVYALQLQPGDVVGGYTLESRLGSGAMGSVWRAVDGGGNAYAMKILRASLSDSDDGNPDSPEYRAQVVARERLRREAVAMRKIRNSGVCQIVDMEIDDSLAFLVTELIEGENLREDVRHNGKYVGDDLERLSSKLIDAVHAVHEAGIVHRDIKPTNVMISVTGPVLVDFGIAMTPGESHVTSTGLVMGTPGFIAPEVIEGAESTAASDWWSLASVLAFAATGEPVFGTSPMMAVLQREASGHANLAGLPPHTLEAFRAALNPDPAQRCTPQELLEAIRTDAWTSDGEAMLPFDLRRIGRRETDAPGVPGSVLSTHERVENPRTLWHRQSLPTEAMPVNVSTGTVPLPPIARASHAANDNGDIVTPSFNDTESTVDTRVLPQQSFSRQWDSEHTVTMPQPQPTTPLTDTPLLEAATQAMRPMQSATGFQPVGPEANNAEASPNLDQSQYDAPNGAYAPQTPALPSDYGPVATAYQNTVRMHRTRGILPVLLATLPLMALAAACPMGAGIAASMLIWVELTLGMNLNTHVAHVLRRNGQEGNGSKVLRVAQLPWHAFAALFMSLWSLLLFWAIYVALMLAAIYLTGFPTFTMDAPSPLPISQIRLLAASPESTSGAWLAVSAALAWLFSQFGPYSANLRAGGGVIIGLSPKQRHMLKPEGKPNNIRRFIVLAIWIALLIGSVTLLITTPFIDWWPILP
- a CDS encoding ion channel, producing the protein MTARKSARRPGLTLHTWQHYTNAPMFVLSAFFLFAYSWQILAGTHTRLCNLVINLVWVLYGIDYAVSLYLAPNRWSWFKSNLILLITMILPMFQPLRLLRFVPMLHMFNRSAGTASRGRITLYAVAVVSMLIYVGALAEYSVEHKAPGATITSFPLSIWWAFVTVTTVGYGDVYPVTTLGRFIAIILMITGIAVIGIVSAMISSWVIDQVNVARQPMPPLAHTAKTATSGDAASKGTQGATQSVSSSSQEVREDFDAEDYTTGDEDIIDAPDPLKEEILGPNLNTAQSKIMQAELLRLTDSVNRLHNEIERMRRAERRHAHTSGQTTRKSKWRGDRSGHMPPHDSHEGDEPA
- the rsmA gene encoding 16S rRNA (adenine(1518)-N(6)/adenine(1519)-N(6))-dimethyltransferase RsmA; the protein is MGTAQADGGNLLGAADIRRIAAEEGITPTKKFGQNFVIDPGTVRKIVREAGVDAGDQVMEVGPGLGSLTLAILETGADLTAVEIDPPLAQRLPQTIAEFMPNAVNRFRVVNMDALKVTPSQLPQLADAATFTLVANLPYNVATPILLTLLERFGNLDSFLVMVQKEVAERLSAQPGSKVYGTPSVKLAWYGTAKSVGNIGRNVFWPAPNVDSALVRFERHAADDPRNPNNRNVERDLVFRLIDASFAQRRKTLHAALRKIVPPGAFERAGIDPTRRGETLDIDEFVALATACKELEA